The DNA region ACCAGGCAGCTTTGTTTGAcaattatatttctatttttgcttttaaattaaattggatttgttttgatttttttataaccAACCACTATAAGCAAGAGGACAATATTGTCTATTCAAATTTGCATTAATTTATACTTTGATGGATACATCTCATAAATAAAACATGTTATtggaaattaatattttttttaatttttaaataagaaaataaacaagttttatcACACTTGAATCTAAATTCTTGGATAATAATATCGATACTAACTAAATTAAGATTCAATCAACAATTCATTGCACACAAAACAACGGGATTGAGGGCACTATTCCTAGCAACGAAAAGCCCAACAAGGGGTGGTCAAGTGCTCGGAGTAGAAACTTGAATCTTCGAATAAGGCAACCCTATAGTGATCATCGGCTGAAAAAGACCCATTAACAGGCTGAGTAACACCCACGGTTGAAGAAGATCATCACTAACAATTATTCTTTTCTCCTGCACTAATCATAGAGATGCTCATATGTTGGATAGAATCATGATTTAGAagctattttatttcattaaatcaaGACGGTTCGAATTTTTGCCATCTATGAATGTGACTATAAGATAAGTCTAATCAACTCCAACATAgggtttatttttaaatattttatagtcTTTTGTTGACTAATTAGGGTtatgttgaaaaagaaaattttgaaaaaaaaatcaaataggaTATAGTTTTAAAAGTAGTATGagaatattatgttaaattttttatattaaaataagagaattataaaaaattatcttaaccatttatttaattatctttgtctatttaacccttaaatttctttttttgtcaaatcaccctaaaataaataaaaaagttaatatttgttaattttactgaCATGTTATTACGTTAGCatttaattaatcttttaaaattattttttaaagtataaaatattttatatttttttaataatctttaattttttttaaaaattaattaaatattgacatgTCATCTATGTGACAATCCATGTGTATGTAAGGTAAGCAAAGTTAAaaacattaactttttaattcgttttgagatgatttgacaaaaaaattgaatgaagaactacaataatttttttaataaagttgAAAGACCAAATAAATATTTGGAAAATAAGAATTTGACTGTGGTAGTTTAATGATTCTTTTCACATTGACATTAATCCATGAAATAAAAGAGACTACCGCATTgcaagcttcttcttcttttttaaatttaaaaaaaaaattattttgcactccaattttacaaaagaaaaaaaattagttatttatttaatttttatatattttaatttttaaatttatgtactTTAAAATTAGTGAAAAGGTTAACACATGTTAATTTTACTGAAGTGTTATACATGTGGATGTCacgtcaataattaattaatttaaaatttaaaatttttaaaaactataaaaaatatttttaaaaaattaaaattattaaaaagtataaacatatttcttttatttttaaaataataattaattactgACATGACATACacataaattaccatatcaacaaaattaccaaatgtaaatattctatttattttgaataatttaacaaataacacaAATTTAGGATTAAGCTTTTTCTACCTGCTTTTACTGTCATTGAAGTTTGTATCAATTGGTACTttggtatatattttttaatcctTAACAATTTTAGGTATAATTAAATTGGCTTAATTAGTAagccttttttattattatttaattattaatttaatctaaagTAAAATTGATACTTGAAAATAACCTTTGAAACTAATGGTATAGTCATCaatacaaataaattttattattttaaaggcaatAATCAAGCCCATAATGTATTGGACGTCGGCCCAGTCAACAATCAAGCTCGCAAGGCCTCGAAAGTAAAATACCACTATAAGCCATGAGACGATGAAAAATGGCTTTATTTGTAAATTAGCCCTTGAAGTATATCACAATTCATAAATTAGTtccgaaagttttttttttgtcaaaagtgATGTCTGAATTATCGAATTTGTTGAAGTTTTCAAAACTAGAACGGTGGTTGGACCAGTAAAACTAACAACTCTTGATCCAATtgtccaattttaaaaaaaaattagaaaaataaataaagaaataaaaaaatataaacacaaacaaataacaataatgaAAAAAGCATTAATTAAACATTCTAAATTCAATCCAAACATTAACGTTTCTAAATTGACACATAATTTTTAGAGAGGTAATTCTCTCTTTTTAAGATGATGTAATGCCAAAAAAACCATGTTATATGTAATTGAGGCTTTATAGATTTATCTTTAttcatcatcaattagaaattagttacttgAGGTTTTACACATGTTTACTTTACCAGATAATCAAAGTCCAATTAACCTTAACCGTCGTAGATCATATTAATTAGGGTTAACattttttatagtaaataataacatgtagtTATTCTTATTTTACTACGACATTGCATATTATCCATTAATTAAGTCTTTCTAATGTTGAATGCAAGGACCCAAgagataaatgataaaaaattttcaacCCCAAGTATAGGCAAACATATTAGGCTTTCTTTTAGTAATAGTTTTGTATGTACTTGTAGTTGATGATTGATCAACAAAGGGGAGATAAAGAGGTTGATTCAACTGGAGTATTAAAGGAGAGAAGGGAATGGAGCTAAGGAAAGGAGAGGAATATTGTGTGCTAGGGTAAAATGCTCAAGGTTGCTGAAAGAGAGAGAAGGATACTTTGCTCACCGAGTCATGGGGTATTTATAGTGGGAAGGCCCATTTGCTTGGTGGTGGCTTGTTAGTGTGGTTCATCAGGTGTTAGATCTATTATGAGTTGGTTGTTGTTAAGCAAGGGCTTTCTCTAACATTCCCTTTTCTAAAATAGTATAAGATTGTTATAAGTAAGTATCTGCTACTAGCGAGGGACGTAATTGAGGTTTGTTATTAGCGGGTGGCTTGATGGAGATGTGAAATATGCAAGTGGTTGGTTAATGGATGACCACTCGGGTGGTGCAAGACAAAGAGCTATCTGTGGGTGCTTCTGAAGTCGCATCTCTCGTTGCCAAGTGTCCAAGCCAGAAAAAGAGTATAAAACTATTATATAAAGAAGTTTGTAACTTAGCTAAGTAGGATAACATCCTAAGACTATTTATCATGAAGCTAATTATGCAACAGATTTCATATCGTCAATGTCAAATGGTGAGGACTTCATTTTATATAAAGTCTCGTGATTTTAATCTTTCAAATTAATACATAACTTTAAGAGATGATGGTTCTCTctttttaaaagatgaaaagtcaaaaaaatcatattatttgtaatttgagaatcataaccctaatattcaattttacaaaattaccttaATTTCTAATTACCTTAATTAACCGTAATCTTTCAAATGTTAAATACATGGTGACCTAAGaggtaaataaacaaatattttcaaCCACAAAAAATACAATTAATTAGAAGCTGGAACAGGGGCGAAACTAAAGGGGCTAGCAGGGTGCCtggccccctaaaatgaaaatttttcgaTTTAGaccttttaaaacttttaaaattttaaattagtaaaggtaaaattatcccttgcccgctaaaaatgataaaaatatgatttaatcctctaaaaattataatggtataggatattaaaataataaaatcgcATTTTTACTAtcctaaaaattataatttaatttcaacccctACAAAAATTTTCTGGTTTCACCCTGAGCTagaatcattttttttatatagctTTCTTTTACTAATATTTTATGACTTTATGTGTTATATAAAatgttttctttgttattttttaatttatatatttaaaaaaaaaacatgatgaaagattaaattattaaatcttCTTAAATGTTATTCAGCTTATGCATGCATGCTTCTATATATAAGCAATACAAAGTGTTGATTTTTCTCAAGTTAAATTTGATCAAAGCTTGGCCTAATCATGATTCCTCTTGTGGTCGGTGTTCTTCTTCAATTGTTGGTGGCTGCATTCATTTCCTCCAGTGGAGATACCACCGGAGACGTCTGTCGGTTACCATCCAATGCATGTAGTTATAGTGGGAAAATATAACTGTTAACAACTTTTTCTCTGTTATCCTCAGAAACAAAGCTGCTCTCACCGGCGGTAGTGGGAAGGTCATTAATAGTCGCCCCAACGATCGTATCTTCATATACTACTCCAATCATGGTGGTCCCGGAACGCTTGGTTAGTACCATACATATCTAAATCCTAAACTGTAAACCCTATATTTTTATGGTGTTAATCCAGGGATGCATGACAAGATTCATCTTTACGCTGACCAACTTATCCAGGGAAGTATGTTGAAGGGTATTCTTCCCTAAGGTTTGAATATCTATGCGACCACCGCGGCGAACAAAGAAGAGAGTAGCTGGGCAACCTATTGTCCTGGAGGTCATCCAAGTCCTCCCATTAAAACCTGTTTGGGAGACTTATACAGTGTTTGTTGGTTGGAAAACTGGTATATATGCAACCATACTCatcttatacatatataaaactCACTTCATATCATCTTCATCTTCCTGTTTCTTTTGTGCAGTGAAGCAAATGACTTGCGGAACGAGACTTTACAGCAACAATATGAAAGTGTATGGTTTTAGAAAACTCTATCTATTTCTGTCCAAATtaaaattaagggtaaactacactggtagtcacccaattattaataaatttaatttttggtcACTAACTTGGCAGTTTCTAAAATTGGCATTAGCAATTTTaactttcaatatttataaattatgtcaatttagtatcTATTCTAAAAAGTTTAAACCTAAACTCATTGTgtagtttggttttttttttgcagttttttttatgaaattgagggttaattttaaaagaatgagaaaatatgaaaattattatcttggattttttggtgttttctgataaatttttttagttttttaggtGAAAGAGatcacaaagaaaagcaaaattgcaacataaaaaaatatattttttagctCAATCAATTGATAGCAAAATGGAGTAATAAAAACCCTAGCTCATGTCTGCTCGACGGAGCTACAAAAACAACAGTACAACTTACAAAGAAATATAAcagcaaaaaaaattattacacaATGTTTAAATGTGGagggttatattttttttaaaattaagactaaattaacacaatgtataaatgttgatggttaaaattgctattatgttaattttaaaagctACCATTGCTAGCTAGTTAGtgacaaaaaagacaaaattaaatacctaggtgaccattttgtaacttttcaaaattgaatgacaaaaaaaaaagaaatttactaatagttgggtgactattttgtaaatttttatagttaagttacaaaaataaaaatattaataattgtatAATTATTAAAGCAGTTTACcctaaagtttatattttattgttgAGATGGGGTTTATTATGCAATGATTATCTCTCCTTATACTTCGGTGCAAATGCTAAATTCAAATTCCTTGACGACGACGAAGATGACCACTAGCAGCCACCAACAGGTGTTGTTGAGCAGCGTGATGCCGATCTTATCTATTTTTTGGAAAAGGTTTGTGCCCTAGAAACGACACAGCAGGGCAACCTCTTGTTGATGGTTGGAACCTTAGGGAAATGGTAATATTCTCCATTCTGAGCCTCATTTTTTGTcgctttatttgtttttttgctGCTATTGCTGCTTAAGAAGATGCTCTGTTGTGTTGGACCTACACAGGTGACATTCTTTGAGATACACTATAGAAAGCTAGCCCAGTATGGGATGAAACACATGCTTTCCTTTGCAAACATATGCAATGCTGGAATTCGGACGGAGCAGATGGTTGAGGCATCGGCAGAAGCTTGTGCCGGCATCCATTCCGATCATTGAAGCTCTCTTCAGAAAGGGTTCGGtgtagaaaattttgttcatatgGTTTAATATTAACACTGAACCTTGCTGCTTAGTTTATATTCTCTAAATTCAAATACAAACACTCCAaaataatttcatgctaaatattataacttttattcttatttttaagaagtaattaaaaaaaatagtaattttcttttaaaaattttaaatcctaaaaccttaaaaaaatatatttattattttgacccTCAACCTAAGAGATTAAGAAAcagaaactaaaaaagaaaatttaaaattaataagaagcaaatggactaaaatgagaaaaagaagatATATTGAGTGTGAGTTGTGATGGAAAGTATATTGCACTCACAAAGTGGAGAATTGAGGTAATGGTTATCATGGCCCGAGAAGCATGAAGAAACAAATAGATAACTGCAAGAACAAGGGGGCAATGGTTACTAGAATTGTCACTGCAATGAACACAGTAAACCATAAGCAAATTGTTTACCTAATTTGGTTTCTTTATGTCTATGGGAAGGGCGAGCCagccatatatatttataatttttaaaggattaaatcaaatttttatcatttttaaagggtaaagtgtaattttactattactaatttaaaattttctaaactaTAAATgggtttaaatagaaaattttccatttgaaGGGGACCGGAGCCTTGCCAGCCCTCTTGAATTCGCCACTGATCTATGGTCCTTGACCAGGGATATAATCCACTATCTTTCAAGCGTGGTTTAAGTCCTAACACACTCTACTTTAGCAATATCACATTTGTACCTAAAGATCTAGATCTCCTTTCCTTAAGTTTTCTTTCTAAAAGTTTAGGTTGTAAACCAAGTAAAATATTGTTTACATTGTCAATGTACTCACAATTACAAATCCATTAATGAACAGATAAGTGTTAAAATTCTCTACACGTAACTTAAATAAATCTCCTTCTATATATAATGATTTCGACTTAataacatattaaattaattacaatta from Gossypium hirsutum isolate 1008001.06 chromosome A04, Gossypium_hirsutum_v2.1, whole genome shotgun sequence includes:
- the LOC107940764 gene encoding vacuolar-processing enzyme-like, yielding MIPLVVGVLLQLLVAAFISSSGDTTGDVCRNKAALTGGSGKVINSRPNDRIFIYYSNHGGPGTLGMHDKIHLYADQLIQGSMLKGLCPRNDTAGQPLVDGWNLREMVTFFEIHYRKLAQYGMKHMLSFANICNAGIRTEQMVEASAEACAGIHSDH